The following proteins come from a genomic window of Musa acuminata AAA Group cultivar baxijiao chromosome BXJ1-7, Cavendish_Baxijiao_AAA, whole genome shotgun sequence:
- the LOC135679266 gene encoding uncharacterized protein LOC135679266, producing the protein MGRGRGKGKKLTAVASHEDLDNDGEEPLPAYKRRGRLQKTLKDNIDEDDTEKNEEGTDDTKVTVTSKELNGSMGQKGKKRKRYSQVKENPDLVSEENGDELKPKTEELTRSNGFRHNGSRRKSKPRRAAEA; encoded by the coding sequence ATGGGAAGAGGCAGAGGAAAGGGGAAGAAATTGACAGCAGTTGCAAGTCATGAGGATCTGGATAATGATGGTGAAGAACCCCTTCCTGCATATAAAAGAAGGGGAAGGCTGCAGAAAACCCTGAAGGATAACATAGATGAAGATGATACTGAAAAGAATGAAGAAGGGACAGATGATACGAAGGTTACAGTGACAAGCAAAGAGCTCAATGGTTCGATGGggcaaaaagggaagaagaggaagaggtacTCTCAAGTAAAAGAAAATCCTGATTTAGTTTCAGAGGAGAATGGCGATGAACTGAAACCAAAAACTGAAGAGTTAACCAGGTCCAATGGTTTTCGACACAATGGAAGCCGGCGGAAGAGCAAGCCTCGACGGGCTGCTGAGGCATAA
- the LOC103992382 gene encoding squamosa promoter-binding-like protein 14 yields MEMSSSSVGGSAARGSNDSLHGLTFGKKIYFEDGVGGGGGGGSSKAPPAPPTAAPKKGKTVLQRGQQQPPPRCQVEGCEADLTKVKAYYCRHKVCGMHSKSPRVMVGGMEQRFCQQCSRFHQLAEFDQGKRSCRRRLAGHNERRRKLPPGSFASRHGLSFHGPGRFRNFVMDFSCPKISSTARNVWPTARPGDQVASNQWHGFVDSSSDAAAAAACSAHRYLQGSPGQILYSSPEPPLGECLGGASDASCALSLLSSEPWGSRTTRSKVPPTVSPSSGFNSASSAHSIVSANHTAESWGLRDHGSRNSSQELRHEAGTARVNLAGGALFSGQLELALQGNGQCLGHGSGREYDHSDHVIHWSL; encoded by the exons ATGGAGATGAGTTCAAGCTCTGTTGGCGGTTCGGCAGCCCGCGGCTCCAATGACTCCCTCCATGGCCTTACGTTCGGCAAGAAGATTTATTTTGAGGATGGGgttggtggtggaggtggaggtggcagCAGCAAGGCACCGCCGGCTCCGCCAACGGCAGCCCCGAAGAAGGGGAAGACAGTGCTTCAAAGAGGGCAGCAGCAGCCACCGCCCAGGTGCCAAGTGGAGGGGTGCGAAGCGGATCTGACTAAGGTCAAGGCCTACTACTGTAGACACAAGGTCTGTGGAATGCACTCCAAATCCCCCAGGGTGATGGTTGGGGGCATGGAGCAGAGGTTCTGTCAGCAGTGCAGCAG GTTTCACCAGTTAGCTGAATTTGACCAAGGGAAACGCAGTTGTCGTAGACGTCTGGCTGGGCATAATGAGCGTCGAAGGAAGCTGCCTCCTGGTTCTTTCGCATCACGCCACGGCCTATCCTTCCATG GACCCGGTAGATTCAGAAACTTTGTAATGGACTTCAGCTGCCCAAAAATTTCCAGTACTGCAAGAAATGTTTGGCCGACTGCTAGGCCCGGCGATCAGGTGGCTAGTAACCAATGGCATGGGTTCGTAGATTCTTCGTCGgatgcagctgcagctgcagcgtGCAGTGCTCATCGATACTTGCAGGGTTCTCCAGGCCAGATTCTCTACTCTTCCCCAGAACCTCCGCTGGGCGAGTGTCTCGGAGGAGCCTCGGATGCTAGctgtgctctctctcttctgtcatcTGAGCCATGGGGCAGCCGCACTACCAGAAGTAAAGTTCCACCAACTGTTTCGCCCAGCAGCGGCTTTAACTCCGCCTCCTCGGCTCACTCGATCGTCTCCGCTAATCACACGGCCGAGTCATGGGGACTCAGAGATCATGGAAGCAGGAACAGCTCGCAGGAACTCCGGCATGAGGCAGGAACAGCAAGGGTCAATTTGGCCGGTGGTGCACTTTTTTCCGGCCAGCTGGAGTTGGCTCTGCAGGGGAACGGGCAGTGCCTTGGCCATGGCTCGGGCAGGGAATACGATCACTCAGACCATGTGATCCACTGGTCTCTCTAG
- the LOC135679268 gene encoding zinc finger CCCH domain-containing protein 31-like, with translation MDARKRARADGTTNGGSGATGPKRIRETDSNPSGLGSKSKPCTKFFSTAGCPFGEGCHFLHYVPGGIAAVSQMTNLGNPTVAAARNLMPPSTIPNGLPSSAVKTRMCNKYNTADGCKFGEKCHFAHGEWELGKPIIPSHDGHMAPSMGGRFAANMEPPQPTGLAAATSFGASATAKISVDASLAGAIIGKGGMNTKQICRITGVKLAIREHESDPNLRNIELEGTFDQIKHASSMVRELIVNVSSATSLPPKTSAAGAPNALGSNYKTKLCDNFTKGSCTFGDRCHFAHGASELRKTVL, from the exons ATGGACGCACGCAAGAGGGCGAGGGCGGACGGAACCACCAACGGGGGCAGCGGCGCCaccggtccgaagcggatcagag AAACGGACTCGAATCCATCTGGTCTAGGAAGCAAATCGAAGCCATGCACCAAGTTTTTCAG CACTGCTGGGTGCCCATTTGGTGAAGGGTGTCATTTCCTGCACTATGTACCTGGAGGCATTGCTGCTGTTTCACAGATGACCAATTTGGGCAACCCGACAGTCGCTGCTGCCAGAAATCTTATGCCTCCTTCAACAATCCCCAATGGTCTGCCCTCTTCTGCCGTAAAGACGCGCATGTGCAACAAGTATAATACTGCTGATGGTTGCAAATTTGGGGAGAAGTGCCATTTTGCACATGGGGAATGGGAGCTTGGAAAACCTATTATTCCATCCCATGATGGCCATATGGCACCCTCAATGGGTGGAAGATTTGCAGCCAACATGGAACCGCCTCAGCCGACTGGCCTTGCTGCTGCAACAAGCTTTGGTGCCTCAGCCACAGCAAAAATTAGTGTTGATGCTTCTCTTGCAGGTGCCATTATCGGTAAGGGTGGGATGAACACCAAGCAGATTTGCCGCATTACAGGCGTTAAGCTGGCAATAAGGGAGCATGAGTCAGACCCCAACTTGAGGAACATTGAGCTGGAGGGAACATTTGATCAAATCAAACATGCCAGTTCCATGGTGAGAGAACTCATCGTTAATGTTAGTTCTGCCACGTCGCTACCACCAAAGACTTCTGCTGCAGGAGCCCCAAATGCTTTGGGCAGTAACTACAAGACAAAGCTATgtgataattttaccaaaggctcgTGCACATTTGGTGATCGATGCCACTTCGCCCACGGGGCGAGTGAACTGCGCAAGACTGTTCTGTGA
- the LOC135679265 gene encoding beta-glucosidase 24-like isoform X1, with translation MQLGKGGLLFFVFLLGSSSPCASSAELGRSGFPRGFVFGTASSAYQYEGASREGDKGPSIWDNFTHMHPEKIADRSNGDVAVDSYHRYKEDVAIMKDMGLDAYRFSISWPRILPNGRLSGGVNREGIKYYNSLIDELIAKGLQPFVTLFHWDSPQALEDRYGGFLSYHVVGDFRDYAEICFREFGDRVKHWITFNEPWSYSAGGYAMGILAPGRCSLWEEPGCGAGNSGREPYVVAHHQLLAHAAAVAVYRRKYQSFQKGKIGITLVSNWMVPYSNSKANTDAVERALDFMYGWFMDALTKGDYPFNMRALVKDRLPKFTRKQSRLVKGSFDFIGLNYYTARYVHDLPRSNRVHKSYSTDSCTNATVTRNGIPIGPRAASSWLYIYPRGIRDLLLYTKTKYDNPVIFITENGVSELDKTTSSLEEALEDKMRIDYHRKHLSFVQEAIREGVDVRGYFAWSLLDNFEWFAGYTVRFGINYVDYKDDLKRYPKSSSLWFRKFLGS, from the exons ATGCAGCTCGGAAAAGGTGGTCTtctcttcttcgtcttcctccttGGTTCGTCTTCGCCATGCGCGAGCTCCGCGGAGCTCGGGCGGAGCGGCTTTCCGCGGGGGTTCGTCTTCGGGACTGCCTCCTCGGCTTATCAG TATGAAGGTGCCTCTAGAGAAGGTGATAAAGGGCCAAGTATATGGGACAACTTCACCCACATGCAtccag AGAAAATAGCCGACCGGAGCAATGGAGATGTTGCAGTCGACTCTTATCATCGGTACAAG GAAGATGTAGCGATCATGAAGGACATGGGTTTGGATGCTTACAGATTCTCTATATCCTGGCCAAGGATTTTGCCCA ATGGAAGATTAAGCGGTGGAGTGAACCGAGAAGGCATCAAGTACTACAACAGCCTCATCGATGAGCTCATCGCCAAAG GTCTGCAGCCATTTGTGACTTTGTTCCACTGGGACTCTCCCCAGGCCTTGGAAGACCGATACGGAGGTTTCCTGAGCTACCATGTGGT GGGCGACTTCCGGGACTACGCGGAGATCTGCTTTCGGGAGTTCGGCGATCGGGTGAAGCACTGGATAACCTTCAACGAGCCATGGAGCTACAGCGCCGGGGGGTACGCCATGGGGATTCTGGCTCCGGGCCGGTGCTCGCTGTGGGAGGAACCCGGTTGTGGCGCCGGCAACTCCGGCAGGGAGCCTTATGTTGTGGCTCATCATCAACTGTTAGCTCATGCTGcagctgtagcagtgtacagaagAAAGTATCAG TCATTTCAGAAAGGGAAAATAGGCATAACACTAGTCTCCAATTGGATGGTTCCATACTCTAATTCAAAGGCCAACACGGACGCAGTGGAGAGAGCTTTGGATTTCATGTATGGATG GTTCATGGATGCTTTAACAAAAGGTGATTACCCATTCAACATGAGAGCACTCGTCAAGGATCGATTACCTAAGTTTACCAGGAAGCAATCGAGATTGGTCAAGGGATCCTTCGATTTCATCGGACTCAATTACTACACGGCAAGATATGTTCATGATCTTCCGAGGTCTAACAGAGTTCACAAAAGCTACAGCACTGATTCATGCACCAACGCGACAG TGACCCGAAATGGAATACCGATCGGACCAAGG GCAGCATCATCTTGGCTTTACATCTATCCAAGAGGCATAAGGGATCTCCTGCTCTACACAAAGACTAAATACGACAACCCTGTAATCTTCATTACGGAAAACG GAGTCAGTGAGCTTGACAAGACTACATCGTCACTTGAAGAAGCCCTCGAGGACAAGATGAGGATAGATTACCACCGGAAACATCTGTCTTTTGTGCAGGAAGCTATCAG GGAAGGAGTTGATGTGAGAGGATACTTCGCATGGTCACTGTTGGATAACTTCGAGTGGTTCGCTGGATACACCGTTCGATTTGGGATCAACTACGTCGACTACAAAGATGATCTGAAGAGATACCCCAAGAGTTCCTCTCTCTGGT
- the LOC135679265 gene encoding beta-glucosidase 24-like isoform X2, whose translation MQLGKGGLLFFVFLLGSSSPCASSAELGRSGFPRGFVFGTASSAYQYEGASREGDKGPSIWDNFTHMHPEKIADRSNGDVAVDSYHRYKEDVAIMKDMGLDAYRFSISWPRILPNGRLSGGVNREGIKYYNSLIDELIAKGLQPFVTLFHWDSPQALEDRYGGFLSYHVVGDFRDYAEICFREFGDRVKHWITFNEPWSYSAGGYAMGILAPGRCSLWEEPGCGAGNSGREPYVVAHHQLLAHAAAVAVYRRKYQSFQKGKIGITLVSNWMVPYSNSKANTDAVERALDFMFMDALTKGDYPFNMRALVKDRLPKFTRKQSRLVKGSFDFIGLNYYTARYVHDLPRSNRVHKSYSTDSCTNATVTRNGIPIGPRAASSWLYIYPRGIRDLLLYTKTKYDNPVIFITENGVSELDKTTSSLEEALEDKMRIDYHRKHLSFVQEAIREGVDVRGYFAWSLLDNFEWFAGYTVRFGINYVDYKDDLKRYPKSSSLWFRKFLGS comes from the exons ATGCAGCTCGGAAAAGGTGGTCTtctcttcttcgtcttcctccttGGTTCGTCTTCGCCATGCGCGAGCTCCGCGGAGCTCGGGCGGAGCGGCTTTCCGCGGGGGTTCGTCTTCGGGACTGCCTCCTCGGCTTATCAG TATGAAGGTGCCTCTAGAGAAGGTGATAAAGGGCCAAGTATATGGGACAACTTCACCCACATGCAtccag AGAAAATAGCCGACCGGAGCAATGGAGATGTTGCAGTCGACTCTTATCATCGGTACAAG GAAGATGTAGCGATCATGAAGGACATGGGTTTGGATGCTTACAGATTCTCTATATCCTGGCCAAGGATTTTGCCCA ATGGAAGATTAAGCGGTGGAGTGAACCGAGAAGGCATCAAGTACTACAACAGCCTCATCGATGAGCTCATCGCCAAAG GTCTGCAGCCATTTGTGACTTTGTTCCACTGGGACTCTCCCCAGGCCTTGGAAGACCGATACGGAGGTTTCCTGAGCTACCATGTGGT GGGCGACTTCCGGGACTACGCGGAGATCTGCTTTCGGGAGTTCGGCGATCGGGTGAAGCACTGGATAACCTTCAACGAGCCATGGAGCTACAGCGCCGGGGGGTACGCCATGGGGATTCTGGCTCCGGGCCGGTGCTCGCTGTGGGAGGAACCCGGTTGTGGCGCCGGCAACTCCGGCAGGGAGCCTTATGTTGTGGCTCATCATCAACTGTTAGCTCATGCTGcagctgtagcagtgtacagaagAAAGTATCAG TCATTTCAGAAAGGGAAAATAGGCATAACACTAGTCTCCAATTGGATGGTTCCATACTCTAATTCAAAGGCCAACACGGACGCAGTGGAGAGAGCTTTGGATTTCAT GTTCATGGATGCTTTAACAAAAGGTGATTACCCATTCAACATGAGAGCACTCGTCAAGGATCGATTACCTAAGTTTACCAGGAAGCAATCGAGATTGGTCAAGGGATCCTTCGATTTCATCGGACTCAATTACTACACGGCAAGATATGTTCATGATCTTCCGAGGTCTAACAGAGTTCACAAAAGCTACAGCACTGATTCATGCACCAACGCGACAG TGACCCGAAATGGAATACCGATCGGACCAAGG GCAGCATCATCTTGGCTTTACATCTATCCAAGAGGCATAAGGGATCTCCTGCTCTACACAAAGACTAAATACGACAACCCTGTAATCTTCATTACGGAAAACG GAGTCAGTGAGCTTGACAAGACTACATCGTCACTTGAAGAAGCCCTCGAGGACAAGATGAGGATAGATTACCACCGGAAACATCTGTCTTTTGTGCAGGAAGCTATCAG GGAAGGAGTTGATGTGAGAGGATACTTCGCATGGTCACTGTTGGATAACTTCGAGTGGTTCGCTGGATACACCGTTCGATTTGGGATCAACTACGTCGACTACAAAGATGATCTGAAGAGATACCCCAAGAGTTCCTCTCTCTGGT